The Collinsella aerofaciens genomic interval CGGCATACACAGAAGCCGGACCGCCGGAAAGGATGAGCGCAGAGGCGTTCATCTCGCGAATCTCGTCGGCCGAGATGTCGCAGGGAACAATCTCGGAATACACATTGAGGTCGCGGACGCGACGGGCAATGAGCTGACCGTACTGCGCACCAAAGTCGAGTACGAGGACCTTTGCGGAAGCATTTTGATCCATGGTATCCCTCTCTTGTTGGCGGGGAGCCGGTGCCCGCCCGCGCGAATGAACAAAAATAACTTCCATAGTGTACACGTTATATGGGGTTTCTCATCCCTCGCAGCCATCAGTGCACGGCAAACGCACGACCTGGGCCCTATTTGACGGCAATTGAAGTGTTACCAAACGTTACAGATGATGTAATACGTTTGAACATTCCTCGCCCTGTGCCACAATACTGCCGAACGACTCCGCCTCTGCGGCGGCAAATACGATAGGAATACCAGCATGAAGCGCATCCTTCTCATCGCCACGGGCGGCACCATCGCATCAACCGAGGACGGCAACGGCCTCTCCCCCGCCCTGACCGGTGAGGAGCTCGCCCAGAGCGTCCCCGAGACCTCGGGCCTCTGCGAGCTCGACGTGATGCAGCCCATGAACATCGACAGCACCAATATGCGCCCCAGTGACTGGATGCAGATCCGCGACGTCATCGTCGAGGGTTATGCCGACCACGACGGCTTCGTGATTCTGCACGGCACCGACACCATGAGCTACACCGCAGCAGCGCTTTCCTACCTGATTCAAGACAGCCCCAAGCCCATCGTGCTCACCGGCTCGCAAAAGCCCATGGGCAACCCCTTTACCGATGCCAAACTCAATCTGTACCAGAGCCTGCTCTATGCGCTCGACGAGCACTCGCACGACGTTTCGATCGTGTTTGGCGGCGTTGCCATTGCCGGCACGCGCGCCCGCAAGCAGCGCACCATGAGCTTTAACGCGTTCATTAGCGTCAACTATCCGCCCATTGCCTACATCCGCAATGACCGCATCGTGCGCAATGGACTTCACGGCACGCATCAGGGCGAAAACCCGGTGCGTTTCTACGACAGCATCGACCCGCGCGTATTTGTACTCAAGCTTACGCCCGGCGTAAACCCGGGCATCCTCGACGCCCTTGCCGATAGCTACGATGCTGTAATCCTGGAGACTTTTGGCATTGGCGGTATTCCCGAGTTTGGTGAGTCGGGCGAGTCGTTCCAAGAGGCAATTTTTCGCTGGGTCGATTCGGGCCGCACCGTCGTTATGACCACGCAGGTCCCCGAAGAGGGCCTCGATCTGGGCGTTTATGAGGTCGGCCGCGCTTACGCCGATCATCCGGGTATTCTGCGCGGCGACGACATGACCACCGAGACGCTCGTGGCCAAGACCATGTGGGCACTCGGCCAGTCACGCGATGCCGCCGAAATCCAGCGCCTGTTCTACAGCCAAGTCAACCACGACCGCGTCCCGATGGCATAATCCCTAAGGCAGCTCCACTTATCGCAGCCTTAAACGACAGGTGGTCCCCCTCAGGCCGTGCAAAAATCGGAGTATTCTGCAATTTCTCCTCCGGAGGCATAGAATCGGCCGATTGTTAGACGAACTTTTAGGACGAAGGGTCCGTCTAGTAAATATTTATTCCTCATTTTTATTTAGCGTGTGGATTATCTACTGTCAAAAAGGCAAAGCCAGCCGCTCGAGCTACCATCTACGGCCGAACTGGTGCTGAATACTCGCGATTTTGCACATCGCAACCAGGGGGACCCGCCCAAAGAGCGTCAAATACAGCGGGGGAACGCCCTATTCGATGCCCTCGAGAAGTTCTGACACCGTCATGCCGAGTGCGGGCGCGATCTTAAATAGAACCTTGAGCGTGAAATTTGCCGTCCCATCTTCGATTCGGTCGAGGTAGGGGCGGCTGATTCCTGTCGCCACACAAAAATCAACCTTGGAGATACCAAGGTCCCTGCGTGTCTCTTCGACCCGCCTGCCAAGAATCTGTTTCGCACGTTCGTCCATGCAGCCGAGTTTGAAATGGAGCCGAACATAAACGTAAACTATAGTTTACGTTTTGCCGAATACACAGGAGTTTTCTATGTCGGGTTCTTCGGTCCGCATGTACCGAGCCACGCTTCGCACAAACAGCGCACCGCCCAAGCTCGTCGTCGTTGAAGCAGAATGCCTTTCGCCCGATGAGCGCACAGCATTTGCATTGCTATCAAGTCGCGTCGCCGCTGTTCTGATCCCTTGCCCGGCGCAAGGTGAACTTGCCATCCAATGCCAAGCGCACAGCTGCTCGCTCAATCAGGCTGCCGTAATCGCAACCAGCCAACGCGGTCTGCCCCTTCTCCTGGAAGCCGGCATCGCACTCGCCCTTCGCGGTGCCGGATACGAAAACGAGGCCGCCGCCGACATGGTCTTTAAACCACGATCGAGCGGCGGCCTCGCAGCAGCCATTGAATATGCATGCAGGCTCGTTGCCTAAAAGGACAAGCTAGAAACCAAAGCCAAAGCCCGTTCCAGTAATCGCCGAATACATAAAGTAGACGTTGATTACGTTGAGGAACACGCCCGTGATGCAGCCGTTACGCAGGTAGCGCTCGCACGTAAGACGTGCCATCACAGCGGAGCCCTCGTTGTTTTTTGCCTGGCGTCCCGCCGTAAAGTACGTCGCCACGCTCAGCAGCAGGTTGAGCACCGGCAGTGCCAGCAGCTCGTAGCTCTTGCCCCAGCGCGTCACCTCGCCGGCGGCGTTAAACTTCGTTGCCACCTCGGGGCCAATGTTGGGGATAACACACGCTGCAACCACCAGCGGAATCACCGCAAGTACGAGCAGCGCAATACCCATGTAGCCAGCTTTTTTGCCATATTTAAACATGCGCGTCGTCCTTACACGTTAAAGCGGAAGTGCACGACGTCGCCATCGGCCATGACATAGTCCTTGCCCTCAATACGCAGCTTGCCGGCGGCCTTGGCGCCCTGCTCGCCGCCGAGCTCGATGTAGTCGTCATAGCCAATAACCTCGGCCTTAATAAAGCCGCGCTCAAAGTCGGTGTGGATGACGCCGGCGGCCTGCGGGGCGGTCGCGCCCTGACGAACCGTCCAGGCCTTGACCTCCATCTCGCCAGCCGTAAAGAACGACTGCAGTCCGAGCAGCTTGTAGGCTGCCTGCGCGAGCACGTCCAGGCCGGGCTGCTCCAAGCCCAGGCTCTCCAGGTAGTCGGCGGCGTCCTCGGGATCGAGCTCGGAAAGCTCGGCCTCAATCTTGGCGCAGATGGGTAGCGGCTTGACACCGTCGATGGGCGCCAAATCGTCGTTGAGCATATCCTCGTCCACGTTGGCCACATACAGGATGGGCTTCATAGTAAGCAGGAACAAGCCCTTGGCAGCAGCGCGCTCCTCGTCGGTCATCTCCATGGATGCGGCGCGCTTGCCCTCGTTGAGCCAGGCAAGCAGGCGCTTGGCCACCTCGAACTTAGGCATGAGCTCCTTGTCGCGCTTGGCCTCCTTCTCGAGCTTGGGCAGTTGTTTCTCGAGCGTGCCCATGTCGGCCAGGATGAGCTCGGTCATGATGGTGTCGGCATCGCCGGCGGGATCGACGAACTCGCCCGTGCGGCCCACCTCGCGCATGACGTTGGGGTCCTTAAAGTAGCGCACGACCTCGCAGATGGCATCGGTCTCGCGGATGTTTGCCAAGAACTGGTTGCCCAGGCCCTCGCCCTCGTTGGCACCCTTCACCAGGCCAGCGATGTCGACGAACTCGACCGTAGCCGGCACAATACGGCCGGGGTTAACGATGTCGGCGAGCTTTTGCAGGCGGCTATCGGGCACATCGACGATACCCACGTTGGGGTCAATCGTGGCAAACGGGTAGTTGGCGGCAAGGCCGGTCTTTTTGGTAAGCGCGGTGAACAGCGTCGACTTGCCCACGTTGGGCAGGCCCACGATACCGATGGAAAGGGACACGACAGCTCCTTTTGGTACAGGTACTTCAAACCGTATAAGTATAGCGCCGCCGCAGCATCCGGGCGAATCCGGACACCGCAGCGGCGCAAATGAAGCAGAGATGCGTGAGAGTTCGAGACAGCAGTCCTTACTTAAGCTCGGGCCAGAAATCCTTGTTGGCCTCGATGAGCTCGTCCAGGATCTGCTTGGCAACGCTTGCCGAAGGAATGGTCTTGGAGAGCGTGAGCGCCTGCCAGAGCTTCTGATAGCTGCCCTCGACCCAAGCCTGGACAACGAGCTTCTCGACGGAAACCTGCTGCTCCATCAGGCCCTTCTGGAACTGCGGGATCGGGCCCTGGCAGATCTTCTCAAAGCCGTTGGAGCCAACGATGCAAGGCACCTCGACCATGGCCGTCGGGTCGAAGTTGGGCACAGCACCATCGTTGGGGACAATCAGCAGGAAGCGCTCGAGCGTGTTCTCGGCCAGCGCGCAGGCAAGGTCGACGATGTAGTTAGCGTGTACGTCGGGCTCAAAGCCGCCGTCCTTGGCAGTACCCTTGGCGATGATGTCGCGGCAAGCGCCAAAGACCTTCTTCTCGCGGCCGTCCATAACCTCATTGGCGCGAGTGTAGTTGGGGTCAGACGTCTCGACAACATAGTCCGGGTACAGGTAGTACTTGAGGTAGGTGTTGGGAATCGTCTCGGGATCGACAGCATAGACATCCTTGGCCTTGCCGAAGGTGTGAATCCAGCTCTCCTCGACGTGCTGCTCCTTACCGGCCTCGTGCTCAATGCCGTCCAAGTAGCCGTTCTTTGCCATGTGCTCCTTGATCTGCGGCATGAGGTCGTTACCCTCCTTGTCGTAGATCTTGCTCCACCAACCAAAGTGGTTGAGGCCGTAGTAGCTATACTGCAGCTCGCGACGATCCTTGATGCCGCACATACGGCTCATCTTATCCATGAGGTCGATCGGCATGTCGCAGATGTTGATGATGCGGCTGTTGGGGCGCAGCACGCGGCAGGCCTCGGCGACGATGGCCGCGGGGTTGGAGTAGTTGAGCATCCAGGCGTTGGGGCTGTACTTCTCCATGTAGTCGAGGATCTCGATGACACCACCGATGGAGCGCATGCCGTAGGCGATACCGCCGGCACCACAGGTCTCTTGGCCAACGCAGCCGTACTTGAGAGGAATCTTCTCGTCGAGCTCACGCATGGCGTACAGGCCGACGCGGATGTGAGCAAGGACGAAATCGGTCCCGGTGAATGCGGTCTCGGGGTCGGTGGTGTAGCTAAACTCAACCTCGGGGGCGTTCTCGTGGAAGTAGATCTCGCAGGCCTTGGCCACGGTCTCCTGGCGCTCGGCGTTGTTATCGTAGAAGGTCACCTTGTTGACCGGAAAGCGGTCGCGCTCCTCAAGCAGCATCAGAGCGATGCCCGGGGTGAAGGTAGAGCCACCGCCGGCAATGGTCACGGCATAGTTTTTCTTGGACATGATGTCCTCCTCATTCTGGCCGCTTGCTCAATCCATCCCCGTACGCGGCCTGCACGGTTTGGAATTGTTACCTAGAAGTGGAGTTTTTTATCTCTAGAATCGGCCTTGCGGTGCATACCGGCTCTGCAAGGCCGATTGTTTCGATGGACGATGGTTTACAGAAGAGTCTCGAACTTCAGAAGACTCTCGAACTTCTCGCGAACCTGCGGGACGCTAAGGCCGACGATGACCTGGATTGACTGACCTTGGACCACCAAGCCATGCGTACCGATCGCCTTGAAGGAAGCCTCGGGTGCAACGACGCTCTTGTCCTTGACGTTAACGCGCAGACGGGTAGCGCAGTTCGTTACATCGATGATGTTATCCGTGCCACCGAGCAGATCGAGGATGTTCTCGGCAAGCACCAAGCGCTCATCATCTTTACTCTGGGCGACCGATTTGCCAGCAGCACCGCCCTGCTTTTGCTTGTAGTCGGCCTTGGACTTGAGCTCGACCTCAACATCGTCATCCTCGCGACCGGGGGTCTTAAAGTCGAACTTGACGATCAGGAAACGGAAGACCACGACCCAAAGAGCGGTAAAGCACAGACCGACAAGGATGGAGATGGCGTACTGCAGACCATGTGCGGCCCAAAGGGGCAGCCAGTCCCACGAGAGCATCGAGATGATGCCGCCGTCGAAGATGCCCACGACGCCAAGGAGGTTTTGAGCCATGCAGCCAAGCGCTCCGAGCACGCAGTGGACGACGAACAGGCCAGGCGCGATGAACAGGAAGGTGAAGTCAAGCGGCTCGGTAATACCGCAAAGCATAGCGGTAAGGGTGACCGGGATCAGCAGAGCCTTGACGCGCTGCTTGCGCTCGGGTTTGGCGGTCATATAAAACGCAATGGCGACGCCAAGCGAGCCGAAGACCTTAGTCCAACCAGGGCAGGTATAGGCAGCCCAGGGTGCGGCATCCTTAAGAGCAATGCTCGGATCGGCAGCCAGTTGGGGCAGGATGTTAGCCCAAGCGGCAAAAATGCCGCCATTGACCGCCGCGTTGTCGTAATAGAACGGCGTATAGATAAAGTGGTGAAGGCCTGTAGGAATCAGCACGCGCTCGAAGAAAGCAAAGACGCCAACGCCGAACGTACCGGCGGAAAGGATGAATCCCTGGAAGGCGGAGATAGCAGCCTGAACATGCGGCCACACCAGGCAGGCGATAAGAGCGACCGGAACCATAACGAAGAAACCGATCATATAGATGAACACGGAGCCCGAGAACACGCCCAGCCACTCAGGAAGTTCGGTGTCGAAGAACTTGTTATGCAGCATCGTGGCGATACCAGAGATAATGAGCGCGCCCATGATGCCCATATCAAGCGTTTTGATGCTTGCGATAGTGGCAAGACCAGTACCGCTGCCCGCCTCGACAGAGTAGTCAACACCAAAGACAGGGCCCCACTGCCCCAAGATTGTGCTTACAAAGTAGTTGAAGGTAAGGTAGATGGCCAAAGCCTCCATGCAGCAGCGAGCGTTCTGCTTGTTCGCGAGCGAGATTGGCAACGCTACGCAAAACAGCAACGGCATCTGGTTAAAGAGCGTCCAACCACCCTGGAGCAGCACATTCCAGCAATCAAACCAAAGATGACCCGCTGTGGCCATCTCGCCAAAGATCGCCTCGGTGGTAAACAACGTACCCAGGCCGACGACGATTCCGGAAAATGCGAAAAGAATTGCAGGCGTGTACATTGCACCGCCGAAACGTTGTATCTTTTGCATCATGACGGGGAATCCCCCTCTCTTCATTCGGAGCGACTGCGGTTTTGGCTTCACTCGAGACCGCAGACGCGCCGTTTGCGTGTACCTCGTGCAATAGGACGGGTGGGCCCGCTTCCCTGACTTCTTGCGCTTCTATTTTTATCATATCACTTATCTAGACAAGTTAGCATAAATACTACGGTCGGTAAACGGTTGATTATTGGCCGTAAACGGTATGAGTCCAGTGTTTTGCCTGCTAAATCTGACATACCTTATGGCTGCATTTAAAATTTCTTTTCTACTTGTCTAGATGTGCTTGTCTATATCTATAGACATACCTATACTTCATTACAACATTCACCGCCACGTTAAGGAGTCACCATGAAAAGCGCGGTCTTCTATGGAAAGCACGACCTCAGAGTCGAGGAATCGGCAAAGCCGGCCGTGGGCAGGCGCGACGTTCTGATCAACGTCAAAGCTTGCGGCGTCTGCGGTACCGACGTTCATATCTATGAAGGCGACAAGGGTGCAGCCGACGTTACCCCGCCCACGATCCTTGGTCATGAGTTTGCGGGCGTTGTCGAGGCCGTGGGCAGCGACGTCGCTGGCTTTAAACCGGGCGATCGCGTGTGCATCGACCCAAACCATCCCTGCGGCTGCTGCGAACCCTGCCGCGACGGAATCAACCACTACTGCGAGCATATGACCGGTTACGGCACCACTGTTAACGGCGGCTTTGCCGAGTACTGCTCCGTCGATATGCAGCAAGTTTACAAGTTGGGCGATCACACCAGCTTTGAGCAGGGTGCTATGACCGAGCCCGTCGCCTGCTGCCTGCACGGCATCGATATGTGCAACATCAAGCCCGGCAGCACAGTTGTCGTTATCGGCGGTGGCATGATCGGTCTGCTCATGATGCAGCTTGCTAAAAACGCCGGCGCCACCAAGGTTGTCTTGCTCGAGCCTGTCGAAGGCAAGCGCGAGGTTGCGCTCAAACTCGGCGCCGACCTGGCAATTGATTCCATCCACGAGGACGTCCCGGCCCGCCTGAAGCAGGAGGGCGTCGGCAACGTCGATGTCGTTATCGAGTGTGTTGGCAAGCCCGTCACCATCGAGCAGGCCATCCAGATCGCCGGCCATAAGGCTACGGTCATGATGTTCGGCCTCACCAAGCCCGATGAGACAATCACCGTCAAGCCCTTCGAGGTCTTCCAGAAGGAGCTTGTGCTTACCTCGTCCTACATCAACCCTTATACGCAGCGTCGCGCGCTCGAGCTCATCGACTCTGGCAGGCTCGACGTATCCTCGATGGTCGCCAAGGTGGCTTCCCTCGACGAACTCGGCGCCATCCTGTCAGACCCAGCTCTGCGTGCCATGGGTAAATATATAATCGACCCCAGCAAGTAAATCGATCGACACCTGCGCGAGCAGTCCTCATCCACCGCTCGCGCACTCAGCTCTAGGAGACCGTCATGGCGCGAGCCATCTTCCAAACCATTTATGACAACGTGAAGCAGTCGATTGACGACGGCACATACGCCTATCTAAGCTATCTGCCTTCGGAGACTGAACTCACGCAGCTGTTTGGCTGTTCGCGCATGACGGTCCGTCGCGCCATCTCGATGCTTGCGGCAGATGGCTACGTGCTCCCCCAGCAAGGCAAAGGCATGCGCGTCATTCGCAACATCAGTGACGAGACGAATCGTGGTGGCGGCGGACTCGAGACCTTTAAGGAAATCGCAGCCAGCCGAGGCTTTGAGCTCAAAACGGTTACCACTGTCTTTGAGCTCCTCGTCTGCAACAAGGCGCTCTCCAAGATTACCGGGTTTCCTGAAGGCTGTGAGCTCACGCGTGCCAAACGCATCCGTTATGCAGACGGACGGGCCGTGTGCTCCGACGACTCCTATTACCTAAGCTCACAGGTACCGGGGCTGACACCCGAGATTGTCAACGACTCGATCTATCGTTACCTCGAAGAAGACCTTGGCATTAAGATTGCCACGGGCAAACGCGATGTAACGATTGAGCATCCCACGCCCGAGGATGCACGCGTGCTCGATCTCGACGACTTTAACGCACTCGCCGTTGTACGCGGGCAGACCTACAACGCCGACGGTATCCTTATGGAATACACCGAGACAAAGCAGGTTCCCAGCTTCTTTTTACTCCACGAAACGGTCACCCGCCGCAATAACGGCAGCGAGACCCATCAGAGCAGTATGAGCTAACCATCTATTAGTTGCGGTGGAATAGTTCCTAGAATGGCCAGCTTAAGGGCAAAACAGGAACTATTCCACCCCAACTTTTTTGGCCGGCGGGGCAGCACCTGTCCCACCGGCCATCATTTACGCTCTTTCAGCTAGTCCGCGAGCTTTTCTACCTGGTCGAGCATCTTGTCGAGCTTGGCCTTTGCTTCGGCCTTGACCTTCTCAGCTTCTTCGTGAGCCTTCGCCTTCTGGGCGGCCTTTTCCTCGGCTTCGGGATCGACGACGACCAGATTGGACGCGTCGTGCTCAACAAGCTTGAGCGCATGCTCGGGACAAACCTTGACACAGGCGCCGCAGCCTAAACAATACGTGGACTCCAACGCAAAGCGGCCGCTTCCCACCAAATCGCAGGCGAACGTGGG includes:
- a CDS encoding asparaginase; protein product: MKRILLIATGGTIASTEDGNGLSPALTGEELAQSVPETSGLCELDVMQPMNIDSTNMRPSDWMQIRDVIVEGYADHDGFVILHGTDTMSYTAAALSYLIQDSPKPIVLTGSQKPMGNPFTDAKLNLYQSLLYALDEHSHDVSIVFGGVAIAGTRARKQRTMSFNAFISVNYPPIAYIRNDRIVRNGLHGTHQGENPVRFYDSIDPRVFVLKLTPGVNPGILDALADSYDAVILETFGIGGIPEFGESGESFQEAIFRWVDSGRTVVMTTQVPEEGLDLGVYEVGRAYADHPGILRGDDMTTETLVAKTMWALGQSRDAAEIQRLFYSQVNHDRVPMA
- a CDS encoding helix-turn-helix transcriptional regulator, whose translation is MDERAKQILGRRVEETRRDLGISKVDFCVATGISRPYLDRIEDGTANFTLKVLFKIAPALGMTVSELLEGIE
- a CDS encoding DUF1648 domain-containing protein, yielding MFKYGKKAGYMGIALLVLAVIPLVVAACVIPNIGPEVATKFNAAGEVTRWGKSYELLALPVLNLLLSVATYFTAGRQAKNNEGSAVMARLTCERYLRNGCITGVFLNVINVYFMYSAITGTGFGFGF
- the ychF gene encoding redox-regulated ATPase YchF; translated protein: MSLSIGIVGLPNVGKSTLFTALTKKTGLAANYPFATIDPNVGIVDVPDSRLQKLADIVNPGRIVPATVEFVDIAGLVKGANEGEGLGNQFLANIRETDAICEVVRYFKDPNVMREVGRTGEFVDPAGDADTIMTELILADMGTLEKQLPKLEKEAKRDKELMPKFEVAKRLLAWLNEGKRAASMEMTDEERAAAKGLFLLTMKPILYVANVDEDMLNDDLAPIDGVKPLPICAKIEAELSELDPEDAADYLESLGLEQPGLDVLAQAAYKLLGLQSFFTAGEMEVKAWTVRQGATAPQAAGVIHTDFERGFIKAEVIGYDDYIELGGEQGAKAAGKLRIEGKDYVMADGDVVHFRFNV
- a CDS encoding 6-phospho-alpha-glucosidase yields the protein MSKKNYAVTIAGGGSTFTPGIALMLLEERDRFPVNKVTFYDNNAERQETVAKACEIYFHENAPEVEFSYTTDPETAFTGTDFVLAHIRVGLYAMRELDEKIPLKYGCVGQETCGAGGIAYGMRSIGGVIEILDYMEKYSPNAWMLNYSNPAAIVAEACRVLRPNSRIINICDMPIDLMDKMSRMCGIKDRRELQYSYYGLNHFGWWSKIYDKEGNDLMPQIKEHMAKNGYLDGIEHEAGKEQHVEESWIHTFGKAKDVYAVDPETIPNTYLKYYLYPDYVVETSDPNYTRANEVMDGREKKVFGACRDIIAKGTAKDGGFEPDVHANYIVDLACALAENTLERFLLIVPNDGAVPNFDPTAMVEVPCIVGSNGFEKICQGPIPQFQKGLMEQQVSVEKLVVQAWVEGSYQKLWQALTLSKTIPSASVAKQILDELIEANKDFWPELK
- a CDS encoding alpha-glucoside-specific PTS transporter subunit IIBC, which translates into the protein MMQKIQRFGGAMYTPAILFAFSGIVVGLGTLFTTEAIFGEMATAGHLWFDCWNVLLQGGWTLFNQMPLLFCVALPISLANKQNARCCMEALAIYLTFNYFVSTILGQWGPVFGVDYSVEAGSGTGLATIASIKTLDMGIMGALIISGIATMLHNKFFDTELPEWLGVFSGSVFIYMIGFFVMVPVALIACLVWPHVQAAISAFQGFILSAGTFGVGVFAFFERVLIPTGLHHFIYTPFYYDNAAVNGGIFAAWANILPQLAADPSIALKDAAPWAAYTCPGWTKVFGSLGVAIAFYMTAKPERKQRVKALLIPVTLTAMLCGITEPLDFTFLFIAPGLFVVHCVLGALGCMAQNLLGVVGIFDGGIISMLSWDWLPLWAAHGLQYAISILVGLCFTALWVVVFRFLIVKFDFKTPGREDDDVEVELKSKADYKQKQGGAAGKSVAQSKDDERLVLAENILDLLGGTDNIIDVTNCATRLRVNVKDKSVVAPEASFKAIGTHGLVVQGQSIQVIVGLSVPQVREKFESLLKFETLL
- a CDS encoding zinc-dependent alcohol dehydrogenase family protein — encoded protein: MKSAVFYGKHDLRVEESAKPAVGRRDVLINVKACGVCGTDVHIYEGDKGAADVTPPTILGHEFAGVVEAVGSDVAGFKPGDRVCIDPNHPCGCCEPCRDGINHYCEHMTGYGTTVNGGFAEYCSVDMQQVYKLGDHTSFEQGAMTEPVACCLHGIDMCNIKPGSTVVVIGGGMIGLLMMQLAKNAGATKVVLLEPVEGKREVALKLGADLAIDSIHEDVPARLKQEGVGNVDVVIECVGKPVTIEQAIQIAGHKATVMMFGLTKPDETITVKPFEVFQKELVLTSSYINPYTQRRALELIDSGRLDVSSMVAKVASLDELGAILSDPALRAMGKYIIDPSK
- a CDS encoding GntR family transcriptional regulator, whose protein sequence is MARAIFQTIYDNVKQSIDDGTYAYLSYLPSETELTQLFGCSRMTVRRAISMLAADGYVLPQQGKGMRVIRNISDETNRGGGGLETFKEIAASRGFELKTVTTVFELLVCNKALSKITGFPEGCELTRAKRIRYADGRAVCSDDSYYLSSQVPGLTPEIVNDSIYRYLEEDLGIKIATGKRDVTIEHPTPEDARVLDLDDFNALAVVRGQTYNADGILMEYTETKQVPSFFLLHETVTRRNNGSETHQSSMS